The following are from one region of the Magallana gigas chromosome 4, xbMagGiga1.1, whole genome shotgun sequence genome:
- the LOC136275079 gene encoding putative uncharacterized protein DDB_G0290521: MARRSSVREDRHFLVRYLCDDNFQVRSCAYFRRESDITITVSEEYDVQWGRAKEVDRAVVLDSGSDQELRVKMRELETRTEPSSPTPPASLLSPSPPPSPPTPAPKRQKTTISFTKSGKPKASMITSGSPPTVNEQTLPIAVPATVPTGPQTPPVVVPASVPTGPQTPPVVVPASVPTGPQTPPVVVPASVPIGLQTPRASKPVVRFRPHRLSTSDSDSLVGGLSKEVSDLRKSVDIVNKKIDATNRRTTHLETLRTTAIANTNIIIDIIRRQSSDNTLTQLNSVMHSQTSAEETPSSTPTDEGIPPEFKIDDSELRVHVRESRNAGNFAVNLTRKLFPELFGEGQLRYEYNWYGGGKLEKKELDPVRKQVVKQYVVYFFPEFQSHEAWRKCVVPKINECLRRNDKRLKRKSIVIPQLTECHYDVFDFVD; encoded by the exons atggCTAGGCGTTCTAGTGTGCGTGAAGATAGACATTTTCTTGTGCGGTACTTGTGCGATGACAATTTTCAAGTGCGGAGTTGTGCATACTTCCGACGTGAGAGTGACATTACGATCACTGTTAGTGAGGAGTATGATGTTCAGTGGGGCCGGGCCAAAGAAGTTGACAGAGCCGTTGTCCTTGATTCCGGGTCCGACCAGGAACTTCGAGTGAAGATGAGAGAGTTGGAGACCAGGACTGAGCCCTCATCCCCAACACCTCCCGCAAGCCTGTTATCGCCATCACCACCTCCATCACCCCCAACCCCAGCACCGAAGCGTCAGAAAACCACCATATCTTTC ACAAAGTCAGGGAAACCCAAAGCTTCAATGATTACATCAGGTTCCCCTCCAACTGTAAACGAACAGACTCTCCCCATTGCTGTGCCTGCAACTGTGCCCACTGGACCACAGACTCCGCCCGTCGTTGTGCCTGCATCTGTGCCCACTGGACCGCAGACTCCGCCCGTTGTTGTGCCTGCATCTGTGCCCACTGGACCGCAGACTCCGCCCGTTGTTGTGCCTGCATCTGTGCCCATAGGACTTCAAACTCCGAGAGCATCTAAACCAGTCGTGAGATTCCGTCCACACCGGTTATCCACCAGTGATAGTGACTCTCTCGTCGGCGGACTTTCGAAGGAAGTGTCCGATCTGCGTAAATCCGTCGACATTGTTAATAAGAAGATAGATGCCACCAACAGGCGCACAACCCATCTAGAAACTCTACGGACAACAGCCATTGCCAATACAAACATCATTATTGACATTATAAGGAGGCAGTCCAGCGACAACACTTTGACGCAGCTGAATTCGGTGATGCACAGCCAGACTAGCGCAGAAGAGACCCCTTCATCAACGCCCACAGATGAAGGAATCCCTCCGGAATTCAAGATTGATGACTCTGAACTTCGCGTCCATGTCCGGGAGTCCAGGAATGCCGGCAATTTCGCGGTGAACCTTACACGGAAACTGTTTCCTGAACTGTTTGGTGAAGGACAGTTGCGATACGAGTATAATTGGTATGGAGGCGGGAAGTTAGAAAAGAAAGAACTGGATCCAGTGAGGAAACAGGTGGTGAAACAGTACGTTGTGTATTTCTTCCCAGAGTTCCAATCTCACGAAGCTTGGAGGAAATGTGTGGTTCCAAAGATAAACGAGTGCCTGAGAAGGAACGATAAGCGTCTGAAGAGGAAGTCCATCGTTATCCCTCAGCTGACCGAGTGCCATTACGACGTTTTTGACTTTGTGGATTAG